A region from the Lolium perenne isolate Kyuss_39 chromosome 4, Kyuss_2.0, whole genome shotgun sequence genome encodes:
- the LOC127294453 gene encoding uncharacterized protein: MASSVERRDHSSRRSGHTRSRSPVRERVSSPRKQSPSARKERSRAERTRSPRRRSPVKASLSHRERSPQREKVKERVRSPKHTRALSRSPSPAGKREPRSLSPRSRRLKRAQDERERSEVIEGDHRKPPSREERSTRKHRERDEGRDASRDRKVDGRLDNDDGRDHSHSRDRRADRDDRSGASRDARSSRDDERNDSRGKRSDPYDRKGASREQRTDQDDRRDSARQRMSDRHENNAGSGRSSRRGRSVSPEENTHRGRHESHSSPRASRSAARLEDTSSRADGASRSGDPDSLAMMNTAAEALEVKEKQKPSFELSGKLAEETNKVGGITLLYSEPSEARKSDIRWRLYVFKGGEALNEPLYVHRMSHYLFGRERRIADVPTDHPSCSKQHAVLQYRLVEKEQPDGMMAQKVRPYLMDLGSTNGTFINENRIEPHRYYELFERDNIKFGNSSREYVLLHENSTE; encoded by the exons ATGGCTTCTAGCGTGGAGCGGAGGGACCATTCCTCCCGTAGGTCGGGGCACACAAGATCCCgttctccggtgagggagcgtgtATCGTCTCCACGCAAGCAGAGCCCGTCAGCTCGTAAGGAGAGGTCGCGGGCTGAGAGGACTCGCTCACCTAGGAGGCGGTCTCCTGTTAAGGCCAGCCTTTCACACAGGGAGAGGTCGCCACAGAGAGAGAAGGTGAAAGAGCGGGTCAGGTCGCCGAAACACACTCGGGCACTGTCACGGTCCCCATCACCTGCTGGGAAACGGGAGCCTCGGTCGCTCTCACCACGGTCCAGGAGACTAAAGAGAGCTCAGGATGAGCGTGAAAGGTCAGAAGTAATTGAGGGCGACCATCGGAAGCCTCCCAGCAGGGAAGAACGGAGTACACGGAAGCACAGGGAGCGTGATGAGGGGAGGGATGCATCAAGAGATAGGAAGGTGGACGGAAGACTGGATAATGATGACGGGAgggatcactctcactcaagagaTAGAAGGGCTGACAGGGATGACCGGTCAGGTGCTTCAAGAGATGCACGGTCAAGCCGGGATGATGAAAGGAATGATTCAAGAGGGAAAAGGTCAGATCCATATGATCGAAAAGGTGCTTCCAGGGAGCAAAGGACAGACCAGGATGATAGAAGGGATTCCGCACGACAGAGAATGTCAGATCGGCATGAGAATAATGCTGGATCAGGAAGATCATCTAGGCGTGGCCGATCAGTGTCTCCAGAAGAGAATACACATAGGGGCAGGCATGAATCTCACTCATCACCAAGGGCATCCAGAAGTGCAGCACGTCTTGAG GATACAAGCTCTAGAGCAGATGGAGCATCCCG GAGTGGTGATCCTGATTCATTGGCAATGATGAATACTGCTGCAGAAGCTCTGGAGGTGAAAGAGAAG CAAAAACCGTCATTTGAGTTGTCTGGAAAGCTTGCCGAGGAGACTAACAAAGTTGGAG GTATAACTCTGTTGTATTCAGAACCTTCAGAGGCTCGCAAATCAGATATTAGATGGAGACTCTATGTCTTTAAGGGTGGTGAAGCACTGAATG AACCACTGTATGTTCATCGTATGAGCCACTACCTTTTTGGAAGGGAAAGGAGGATTGCGGATGTCCCCACAGATCATCCCTCCTGCAGCAAGCAACATGCAGTTCTTCAATATAG ACTTGTAGAGAAGGAGCAACCAGATGGCATGATGGCACAGAAAGTGAG GCCATATCTGATGGATCTTGGTAGTACCAATGGGACATTTATTAAT GAGAATCGTATTGAGCCTCACCGTTACTACGAACTCTTTGAAAGGGACAACATTAAGTTTGGCAATAGTAG TCGGGAGTATGTCTTGCTCCATGAGAACTCCACAGAATGA
- the LOC127294454 gene encoding uncharacterized protein, translating to MASKAVRRRPADKGSDKLMETTTTTPDSVTEPLLGNTAQGSKSEGYEHTIRPDLWDGKTHQCLHWAHIVSDFITQSAKRIVNAISQFGSLLARLFGCSCAPQSSQHGQTMLVNLSPLQEERLKFLRQRSNVPFDCNTVQHQDALKELWKLAYPDRQLPPLKSDLWKEMGWQNSDPSTDFRAGGFMSLENLIYFARNYPDSFHRLLYKADGERAEWEYPFAVAGVNISYTLAQTLVLQSGNRSSKARVCFAQLLEDDKMAFDNLFCVAFQMLDAQWLARRASYMEFNEVLKSTLVQLEQELTSEGISSVQNMPSFRMLKR from the exons ATGGCCTCGAAAGCCGTAAGGAGGAGGCCTGCCGATAAAGGGAGCGACAAGCTTatggagacgacgacgacgacgccggatTCTGTCACCGAGCCTCTTCTAGGAAATACTGCTCAGGGGAGCAAATCGGAG GGATATGAGCATACGATACGACCGGATCTCTGGGATGGAAAAACTCACCAGTGCCTTCATTGGGCGCATATTGTATCTGATTTTATTACTCAATCTGCAAAAAGGATAG TAAATGCTATTTCTCAGTTTGGGTCgttgctagcaaggttgtttggttGCTCCTGTGCTCCTCAAAGTTCACAACATGGACAGACGATGCTAGTTAATCTCAGTCCATTACag GAAGAACGATTAAAATTCTTGAGGCAAAGATCAAATGTGCCATTTGATTGCAACACCGTCCAGCACCAG GATGCTCTGAAGGAACTTTGGAAGTTGGCCTATCCCGATCGACAACTTCCTCCCCTAAAATCAGATCTCTGGAAGGAGATGGGCTGGCAGAACTCTGATCCATCAACAGATTTTAG GGCAGGGGGGTTCATGTCCTTGGAGAATCTAATATACTTCGCTAGAAATTATCCA GATTCCTTTCATAGGCTATTATATAAGGCGGATGGTGAGAGAGCTGAATGGGAATATCCCTTTGCAGTAGCTGGCGTAAACATATCTTATACGTTAGCTCAAACGCTGGTTTTGCAATCAG GAAATAGGAGTTCCAAAGCAAGAGTTTGCTTTGCCCAGCTACTTGAAGATGACAAGATGGCTTTCGATAACCTTTTCTGCGTAGCTTTTCAGATGCTTGATGCTCAGTGGCTTGCAAGGAGAGCTAGTTATATGGAATTCAAC GAAGTTCTGAAGTCCACACTAGTTCAGTTAGAGCAAGAGCTTACAAGTGAAGGCATTTCAAGCGTTCAGAACATGCCATCATTCAGGATGTTAAAGAGGTAG
- the LOC127294452 gene encoding uncharacterized protein: MATDASNPAQLLHRGDGEGEWCNLGAAYVAVKVLRPQGHSIVMYSGPDGHPHQRIIFAYPILPGDAFERLDGSTLSWTESGSGNEFALCFLDEAACAAFCVAISPVTAALAALDGVAERLAGLRVAAAEGGAAAGGDIVGRLSQLSIGRRP, from the coding sequence ATGGCCACCGACGCTTCCAACCCCGCCCAGCTCCTGCAccgcggcgacggcgagggcgaatGGTGCAACCTCGGCGCTGCGTACGTCGCCGTCAAGGTACTCCGCCCGCAGGGCCACTCCATCGTCATGTACTCCGGCCCCGACGGCCACCCCCACCAGCGGATCATCTTCGCGTACCCGATCCTCCCCGGCGACGCCTTCGAGAGGCTGGATGGATCCACTCTCTCCTGGACGGAATCCGGGTCCGGCAACGAGTTCGCGCTCTGCTTCCTCGACGAGGCCGCCTGCGCCGCGTTCTGCGTCGCCATCTCCCCGGTCACGGCGGCGCTCGCCGCCCTGGACGGTGTCGCTGAAAGACTCGCGGGGCTGCGCGTGGCCGCGGCGGAAGGGGGCGCCGCCGCTGGAGGGGACATTGTTGGTCGTCTCTCTCAGCTTAGCATAGGCCGACGGCCATGA
- the LOC127294451 gene encoding protein DETOXIFICATION 21-like has product MEKRPAARGEEDDESKIPLLGPTWPPEDSHNRNGSDGGILQDEKEALGRRLVEENRKLWAVAGPSICTRFSTFGLTIISQAFIGHIGPTELAAYALVSTVLMRFSIGVLMGMASALETLCGQSYGARQYHMLGIYLQRSWIILLASAVAMLPIYLFTSPLLVFLGQDPAICTVAGTIALWYIPIMLSSVWSYTLQMYLQAQSKNAIITYLAFLNLGIHLLLSWIATSSFNLGLAGVMASNIIAVWIPVFGQLAFVFFGGCPRTWTGFSSAAFADLGAVFKLSMSSGVMLCLEMWYNTILVLLTGNMRNAQIALDALSICLNINGWELMISVGFLGATGVRVANELGAGSARRAKFAIVNVVITSFLIGSVLFVFFLFFRGSIAYMFTESRAVADAVADLSPLLAFSIMMNSVQPVLSGVAVGAGWQSVVAYVNIASYYLIGIPLGVVLGYVVGIHVKGIWIGMLVGTMVQTIVLVIITLKTDWEKQVKVAHERLKRWYMDEDTRLQGSTGK; this is encoded by the exons ATGGAGAAGAGGCCGGCCGCGCGCGGGGAAGAAGATGATGAGAGCAAGATTCCTCTGCTGGGGCCCACTTGGCCGCCGGAGGACAGCCATAACCGGAACGGAAGCGACGGAGGAATATTGCAAGATGAGAAGGAAGCGCTGGGGCGGCGGCTGGTGGAGGAGAACCGGAAGCTGTGGGCGGTGGCGGGGCCGTCCATCTGCACGCGCTTCTCCACCTTTGGCCTCACCATCATCAGCCAGGCCTTCATCGGCCACATCGGACCTACCGAGCTGGCGGCCTACGCGCTCGTCTCCACCGTCCTCATGCGCTTCAGCATCGGCGTCCTG ATGGGCATGGCGAGTGCGTTGGAGACATTGTGCGGGCAGTCCTACGGCGCCAGGCAGTACCATATGCTCGGAATCTACCTGCAACGCTCATGGATCATCCTCTTAGCCTCTGCCGTCGCCATGCTCCCCATCTACCTCTTCACCTCCCCGCTCCTCGTCTTCCTCGGTCAGGACCCTGCCATCTGCACCGTAGCCGGCACCATCGCCCTGTGGTACATCCCCATCATGCTCTCGAGTGTTTGGTCCTACACGCTCCAGATGTACCTGCAGGCACAGAGCAAGAACGCCATTATCACCTACCTCGCCTTTCTCAACCTCGGCATCCACCTTCTCCTCTCCTGGATCGCTACATCTAGTTTCAACCTTGGCCTCGCCGGGGTCATGGCCTCCAATATTATTGCCGTGTGGATCCCTGTGTTTGGGCAGCTTGCATTTGTATTTTTCGGTGGATGCCCTCGTACGTGGACAGGGTTCTCATCAgctgcattcgccgatcttggcgCCGTCTTCAAGCTCTCCATGTCTTCAGGTGTGATGCTTTG TTTGGAAATGTGGTACAACACAATATTGGTTCTCCTCACCGGGAATATGAGAAATGCACAGATTGCACTTGACGCTCTTTCAATATG CCTTAACATCAATGGATGGGAGctgatgatttctgtcggatttcTAGGAGCAACAGG AGTGCGAGTGGCAAATGAACTTGGTGCTGGAAGCGCAAGAAGGGCCAAGTTCGCCATCGTCAACGTGGTCATCACATCCTTCTTGATTGGATCCGTGTTATTCGTGTTCTTCCTTTTCTTCCGGGGGAGCATCGCCTACATGTTTACCGAGAGCCGAGCGGTAGCTGATGCTGTCGCGGACCTTTCACCTCTCCTGGCGTTCTCTATCATGATGAACAGTGTTCAACCAGTGTTATCAG GAGTTGCTGTCGGGGCGGGCTGGCAAAGTGTGGTCGCATATGTTAACATCGCATCGTACTATTTGATTGGTATCCCACTCGGGGTAGTACTAGGTTACGTTGTTGGCATTCATGTAAAG GGCATTTGGATTGGGATGCTGGTGGGAACAATGGTCCAAACTATTGTGCTTGTGATCATAACACTTAAGACTGACTGGGAAAAACAG GTAAAGGTTGCTCATGAGAGACTGAAGAGATGGTACATGGACGAGGACACGAGATTGCAAGGTTCAACTGGAAAATAG